From Spiroplasma endosymbiont of Amphimallon solstitiale:
TCCGTTATGTAAATCGTTCCTCTTTTAGTTAAATATTCTTTATCCATATTTATACCTCCTACTTAACCTAATATTTAAAATACAGTCATAACAAATTGCTTTACTATTGTTATCTCTTAAAAAATATTTTTTTGTTTTTATATCATTAGTATTAAAGAATAAATAATCTAATTTATGTTGTTTACATGTTCAACAAAAATACTTTTTCATTATGAGTTGAAATTTCCTTATAAGAAGTAACTATATAATTAATTGGTAAATCATTATGATTATATGGATTATTTATTTTAAAACCTTTTCTGTTTTCTTCTCACGTAATGTTATATTTAAAACAAGGATTAGTAATTTTAGTTTTGTTATCAGTTATTTCACCCATAAATCAACTATTATGCTGGTCATAAAATGTTAGTGGTTCAAGTTTTATATCATTAAAATAATATTCTTTTGGAATAATTGGTTTATTAACAGTTATTTTTTGGTCTTTAATATATGGTTCTAATAATTTTATTAATTCATTACCACTTAATTCTCTTTTAATATTTTCTAAATTAAAAACTCAATATGTATATTTATCATCAACAATAAAACTATTATTTTTAACCATTCATTTTGGAAATTGTAATTTATATTCACCATAATCAATAAGAATAGATTGTGGTTTATCTTTTACAATTTGTTCTTTTTTAAATTCTATTTGCATAATAATCCTTTCCTAATATGTTCTGTTGCTTGTAGCATAAAGAATATATATTTTTATTTTTATATTATTAATACTATTAGTTTTATTCATTCCAGAAATTCTGGGCTCAAAAATAAATTGTGAAATTTTAAAAAGAAATCGAGGCATTCGATTCAATATTTATTTAATTTGTGTTAAACAAATTAATATTTTAATTGAACCGGCACCGCTCAATTTTTTTTACAAGTTTGAAATTTATTTTCTCGCCCAAAAAAATTTTCAAAAAAAATAAAAAATAAAACCAACGCTTGCTCACTGGGGGGTGGCAAGGTTGGTTAAATAAAGAATAGAATTAATACAATAGGTTCCCTAGTAGGTCTATATATACTAGTTTCCAATTCGCTCCCACCCCAAGAATTACCATTACTGGTTAGTATATTTTATTAGGTATCACTCCACTTTTTATTTATCCATGCAAGTCCACATGTTTTGGCCACTATTTTTAACAACTGTGTTGTGGTTCACTGTTTTAATTCCCTAACACGTGTTGATAATAGCGTTAAAGAAGATTATTAATTATTAACTTTCTCCTACTTGGTCACTGCGTGTAGTAGATATTTAAAGGGTGTTAATAATAAAAATTTTAAAATTTTACAATTACAAAAAAAGACAAGATTATTTCTTGTCTTTTTCCTTTGAGAATAATTTTTATTTTATCTTTTAAATGTATATTTTTTAAAATACGTCGAATATAAATTTAAGGGTTAAAGAGAATTTAATTTATCTATCATCATTTTGAAATGGTAATATTCAAAAGAATTTATTTATCTAGTAATTTATCTTCCTACGTTTTTGGGAACCTCCCAATAAATACTATATGTTCTATTAACAATCATTTCTTTTAAAACATGTCAAATATTTGTTTCAGTAAAACAGCCAATATTTCACTTTGCACTTTGATTTTCAATACCTTTTTTATTATTTTTAAAATACTGTTTTTTTAATTTTTTATGATTATCTAATTCTTTATATAAATAATCAATTAATTGTTCATATTGACTATTATTAATTAAATTTTTACAATGATTATATTCTTTTACATACTTTCCTTTATTTCAGGCCATTATTCCAAGATATAATGTTCTAATTAAATGGAATTTATCTAAAATAAACTCAGTACCAAGATAATCCTTTAATTTTGTAGAAAAGTAATGATACATGATAAAGTGTTATTTTTAGAGAATTTTTACACTAAATAATGTTACTTTTAACAAATTTTTAATTAAAAATAATATTTTAAGTGTAAATTGATGAATAATTTTTGGTCATCCATACTTTTCTACATAATTAAAAAGATAATCTGCTACATCTTTAATTCACCCTGCACTGTCACCACAAATAATGATTTTTGCTTGTTCAACATTTTCATAAAATTTTTGACAATGTTCTTTAATAAATTCAGCAGTTTTTTTAACTCCAATTACTGTTCTTGTTGGTCTTATAATTGCTTTTACTCTTTTATTTTGTACTTTGTGATTAATATTGTCTGTATATGTTGTTATTAATCTCATAGAGTGTTTTATACCTTTACGTTTAAAATCTCAAAACTTTCGATGTCCATCATCAATTGCTACAAAAATAGGTTGATTTTTTTCTAACTTTACTTTTATTGGATTTGCTTCAATTACTTCTAAATTTTTAAAAACTCTATGAACTAAAGTACGATTTAAGGTTACTTTTCCTTTTTCAATAGTAGGGAAAGCATAACCACTACCCCCGATTGCATATTGTACAAAATCAAGTGTATTTTGACCAGTAGAAACTACTCTATCATTTAAACTACTAAAAGTTAAAACTTGCATACTAAATGCACCATTATAAGGACTATAATAATTTGTTACATTTGAAATATATAATAATTGTCTATCTTGATTTTTACCACTATTACCACCAATATTTTCATTTTCATCATTAAATACAACAAAAAATTGTAAATAATCATCAATTGTAATATGTTCTTCAAACATTACTAAAGTATATTGTCTTTTTGTTTGTACTGTTTTAAATATTTGATTATTTGGTAAATTACTAAAATCAACACCACTTGTATCATCAATTAAATAAGCATTTCAATAATCACCAATTTTATATTGTTTTGTATAAAATTCATCTTGTCCACTAGGTTTATGAGTTATAGGGTCAATTTTACCTTTATTTTTTTGATATATTTTTGTACTATTTTTTCAAATACATACAACTGGAGTAGTACCAGTTAATATTAATTCATATTGACCAAAATCACTTATTTTACTATTAATTGGTTTATAACCAGTTTCAGTTAAAGAAATTGCACCATTATTTATAATAAATGGAAATATTTTTCAATAACTACATCTTTTAATTAGCAATTGTTGTCTTTTTAATTGAAGATGTAGATGTTTCATGGGTGAATAAAGTTAATAGTTATAATTTAATTTTCTTTAAATAAAAGACAACTTTAAATTATTAATTGTTATGAATATTATAACCCTAAAAAGGGTTAATGTCAAGTCTTAATATAGATTTTATTAACTTTTATAAATTGAAAATTCCTAACTATTTAGGTTTAGATTTATTAAGTTTTAAAATATTAAAGTAAAAGTTTTAACTTATTAATTCTTGCTGAATTAATTATAAGCATATTATCAAGTACTTTATCATTATAAATTTTAGCACCATATCCTTTTAAAGATTTAACAAGATGTGATACATCACTTTCAGCACAAACTCCTTGATTTCAATTTTCTTTTTGATTTATAACACCATCTTTATTATTTTTAAAATATTTATATATTTCTTCATTTACATTATTTTCTTTTAAATAATCTAATAATTGATAATATTCACCATTAACAAATAAATTATATGCATTTGTTAATTTTTTATTATCTACTTTTCTATTAATAATAAATCCTTTTTTAAGTGCTTTAAATGCATGATGTCTATCAATTACATAAGGAATATTTTCTTTTTTAGCAGTAGTTTTAATTCAAGGTGCACCATCACCAATAAATACTAAACTACTTTTATTATAAAAAAATTGTAAATCAAGAAATTCATAAATTTTATCAATTAATTCCTTTAATTTTGTAGAAAAGTAATGATACATGATAAAGTTTTATTTTTAGAACCTGTTTAGAATCTTTTTAATAAAACTGAAATAAATGAAAGAACAACCATTTGTAAACTAGTATTTAGTTTTCTTTCACAATTTTTTCATAATCTTCTGTATTTTTCTAATCAAGCAAAGCTTCGTTCTACAATTCATCTTTTTGGTAATACTACAAAAGTATGTAATTCATTACGTTTTATCACTTCAACATTTGCATTTATGATTGTTTTGATTTCAGAAGCAAATTTTTCACCAGTATAACCAGCATCTACTATTATTTTTTGAACTGCAGAAAGATTTTCTTTTTCATTTTCAATCATTATTATAGCGCTATTACGATCTGTTTTTTCTGCTGTGGTTATGTAAATTGCATGTGGTAAACCTTGAGAATCAACAATAATATGACGTTTTATGCCTGAAATCTTTTTACCAGCATCATAACCTTTATTTTCAGTAGTATCTGTATTTTTAACACTTTGCGAATCAATTATACAAAAACTAGTTTGTTCTTTGCGATTATTATTGATACGAACTTTTTTAACTAATTTTTTTTAAAATTAATTGCAATACACTAGGTTCTTTACCATTATTTTTACTTCAAATTTGAAAATAATAATATACAGTTTGTCATTTTGGAAAATTTTTTGGTAGCATTCTTCATTGACAACCACTTTTTAATACCTGAATTGTAAATATAAATGGGACAGTTTTTTAAAATAATTGTATTAAATCTATTGGTCTTTTATAAGATAGTGATTTTCTGGGTGTAGAATTAATTTGAAATGCTATAGTATTTAAATCTTTTTGTTTATATGAAGATAGATCTGTAGATTTTGGTAAATATCTTCTTAAAATACCATTATTATTTTCATTTAAACCTCTTTGACAAGGTTTACCAGGATCTGCAAAATAAATCTTAACATTACAATTTTTTTCGATTAATTTTCATTTACTAAATTCTTTACCACGATCAAAAGTAATAGTTTTAACTGTTCCTTTTTGTAACTTTGAAATAAATTTTATTATACTTTTTGTAATATTTTCTGATTTATTATTTTTAGTTGCTAAAGGAATTGTGGTTTTTGATCATATATCAGCTAAAGTAATAATAGAACTTTTATGATCTTTACCAATGATAGTATCACCCTCTAAATGACCAAATTCTTCTATATTTTTAATATTAGGAATGATTAAATTTCTTTCATGAATAGACTTACAATTATTAATTCTGCCCCTAGTTTCTTTTTGTTTGTGAGGTTTATTTTTTCCTTTTCTCAATAAGTTATTTTCATCAAAACCCATTCGATTTGTTTTAAACATGTTATATAAAGTTTTTGTTGAAATACTTTTTGTTTTATTTTCCTTTAAAAAATTAGCAATTATATCAAGAGCATAATTTTTAGTAATTAACAAATGATTAATAGTATTAATTTCTATTAAAGTTAAAATTATTAATTTTCTACCTGCATTTTGTTTATTTTTTTGAATTTTATTCAATATTTCTAATGGTAATAAGTTTTGATTTAATAATCTACAAACTCTATGTACAGTTGATTTACTATAATCAATGGCTTTTGCTATTTTACGAATCGAAAATCCATAACTTTTATATTCTTTTATTGCTATTATTGATTCAATAGTCAGATACTTATACATTGTGCTAATTCCTTTCTTTTCTTAATTATAGAATTAACACAATTTAATTTTTATATAAGTGTCCTTTTTAATTTTACAATTCAGGTTTTGGATTCATTTTGATAAAAAATATAAAATAATTTTAATTAATTCAGTTTTTATAAAATTCAAGTGTGTATAAACTAAACTAATGAATAGTTTTAGTCTTTTTAAAATAATTATTCTAAGTAAATCTTAATTTAAGTCTATAATTGAAAAAATGAATATACAATAAAAATAAAAAAAGATAATTTGATTAATTAAACTATCTTTTATTTATTGATTAGTGTATTTAATTTTAGATTAAAATATTAATTAGTAAAAATATAGTCTAATGGTATATCTCAATTATCGTGATTAATTATATAAGGAATTTTTTGAATAGCAAAACCAAGTCCTATTTTACTAAAGTTAAATTTATTTTTAGATAAATAACGATCGTAAAAACCTTTACCATAACCAATACGATAATAATCTTTATCAAAGGCAATCAATGGTACTAACATACAATCAATTTGACTTCCTATAACTTTTTGGCAATTTAAACTTGGTTGTCCAATTTTAAAATCATTATCAAATACGATATCGTTTCAACTATTAATAAAGTAAAATTCCAAATGCTCACCATTCATTCTTGGTAAACAAACTTGTTTTAGATTTTTTCATAATAATTCAATAATTTCTTTAGTTTCTACTTCATATGGTAAGGAATTATAAAGAGCAAATACATTATTTTGTTTAAAATAATGTGATTCATTAAATTTATTGAAAATAATTTTATTTCACTTTTGATAATTATTTTTAGAAACATTTTTTATTTTTTTTAAATAAATGGTTCTTAAACTAATTTTATCCTTAATTTCCATTTCCATTTTTTTCACATTCTTTCTCAATTATTTTATTAATACCATTAATACCAATAAGGGCACATTTAATTCGATTACGCTCTCTTGGTACATTTTTAAAAGCAATCATATTTTCAATTATTTTATCATTAAATTGCTTTTCTGATAACATTGCTTGATAATTAATAATAATTTCTTTTATTTGTGATATTGTTTTACCTTCAATTAAAATACAAAAAAGATCGGTTGCTGCAGTTGAAATAGCACACCCAATTCCAGTAAAGCGTGCGCTATTAATAACTTTATTTTTAATAGAAATTTCAACATGAAAATTATCAACACATGATTCATTGTTTTGATGATATGTCAAACTATTTGGTAAATTTTTAAAACCTTTATTTTTTGGATTACTATAGTGTTCAACAATTAGTTTGCGATAATAGTCTTGATTGTTATTAAAAGAATTCATTTAAAAAATCTCCTCCTTCATTAATCCCTTTTTTTAAAGCTATTACTAATAAGTCAATATCTTTTTTACAATTATATATGTAAAAACTAAGACGAATTGTTACTTCAGCGTTAATTATATTAGGTAATAATTTAGCACAATAAGTTCCACTGCGTACGCATATATTTTGTGTTCCTAAAAAATTAGCAACATCTTGTGCAAATACTTTTTTAATATTAAATATTATGTTACTACTATTGCCATCAATATTATAAATTTCAATATTATTTCCTAAATGCGCTGTTAATTGTTCAATTGCGTATTTTTTTAGTAAAATTTCATGATTTCTAATATTTTCAATACCAATGTTTAATAAATACTTAATAGCTGCACCTAGCCCAAATACACCCGCAATATTTTGTGTTCCACCTTCAAAACGATAAGGACTATCTAATAAGTTAAATTTACCATTTTCATAAATATCACCATTCATGCCTCCACCCAATATTAGTGGATCTAGCATATTTAATCATTCGTTTTTTCCTCAAAAGACACCGATTCCAGTTGGACCAAAAACTTTATGACCAGAAAATCCAAAAAAATCAATATTTCAATTTTTAACATCGGTTTTTATATGTCCTATTGATTGTGCACCATCTATTATTACTAAAATATTTTTAAAAATTCAATTATTACTTTTAACATTTTTTTTACCATATTCTTTAATAAAATTAGTTAATGTTTCAGTATCATTTTCTATTGCTAAAGAATTATTAATATTTGCAAAAGCAACTATTCTAGTTTTGGGTGTTAAAACTTTTTTTAAATTTTCAACAGTAATGACTCCTTGTTTATTTGTTTCAATAAATTTTATTTTAATTTTTTTAGTTTGTATCAAACGATAAAATGGTAAGAGTAATGAGCTATGTTCTAAAGTGGTTAATAAAATTTCATCATTTTCTTGTAAATATTTTTCTAAGCCAAAAGCAATTTGATTATAAGCAAAAGTTGCTGAAGGACAAAAAACTATTTCGTTTTCGTTACTATTAATAAATTTACTAATTGTTTTTCTAGTATCTTCAAATATATCATTTCCCTTAACAGCAAGTTGATAATCTTGACTATGTGGATTAATACAATATTTTTCATAATAATCCCTAACAGCATCAATAACTATTTGTGGTTTTAGCGAAGAAGCGGCTGTATCTAAATAAACTAAATCAGGATTATTTTTAAAAAAGGGAAAATCAGTTTTAAAGGTATTATCATTAATGTTTATTTTTTTATTCATATTTACTCCTATATCATTACACCAAATATAATATACTTATACTAATGATTATATACTTAATTTTGTGCTAATTTTCTTAAAATTAAAAAATGAATAAAATATTATTTGTGCACTATAAAGTAATAATATTTAAAAAAATTAATATTTTAAATTTTTTAAAATAAATAATTGGTAATTAGTTATTTCATTTTAAAATTAATTAGAAAAAACTATCCCTTAAATATAAATTTTATGTTAAGATATCTTAGTAAAATAAATTAAAAAATCTTTTTTTTGCTATAGATTTAATTAAAAGGAGTGAATAAAGTGCGCAATATTCTTGCCTTAGTTGCAGTTTTCACGTTATCATCAACATCAACTATGTCTATTATAGCTTGTAATAATTCAAATGAAAGAGGCACAACTAATGTTTTCGACTGAAATAGTGCTTTTATAGATACAAGTACTACGACTGACACCTTTTTTAATTACTTATTAAATAATCCCAATAGTGGATGAGGTAAAACATTATATACTGATATTAATCAATATATTAATCTTTCAATTTTAAAAAATACTCCAAAATATAAAGATGATTATCTTGCTGCTTTGACAGCAGCTCAATCTGAAATGGAAAATAAAATAAAATCATTGCAAGCAAAATATGGTCGTTCATGAGAAAAACAATGAAAGAAAGTATTGGGCGATGATGATGTTAATACTTACATTGATAATATTTTAAAAAAGAGTGCTTTAGGTATTATTCAACGTAGTTATGTTACTAGTAATTATAAGGATTATAAATACTACAATCAAAATGAAATTAATATTTGATTAAAGGATTTATGAGAACAAGTAAAGAGTGAAAACAATCCAAATGGTACTTATGATAGTGTACAAGAATACATTAATGGTAAAACAGGTAGTATCGCTGCTGGTAAATATTCTAGCAAAATTTGAATTGTTGCTAATGCTAATAATTCAGAATCAGATGCTATTACAAAATTAAACGATAATGTCAAAATTGCTAAAACATGAACTGGTGTTAATATTAGTCTTCCTGTTGTAAAAACTAGTGATGATAAGAATGATAGTAATTATGAAACAGATTCATACAATACTATTGATGGCTTATTAAGTGATAATCAATCTAAAATAGCTAAAGTAATGTTAAGAAATCAAGAATTAATTTGAACTCGTCAAATTGTTATTCCTTTTGACTCTACTGCTAAACCTTTACAAGAAAAGATTAATGCTTCTCAGTTTTCTCAAAATAAAACTAAAATTAATGAAATTTTAAAGAATATTAGTACTAATGGTTTTGATCAAACATTCACTGAAGAAAAAGGGGCCGCTACTACTGATGTTAGTAAAACTGGTGATTTAGGATTAATGGATATTACTAAATCTTCACAAGAGAATAGTCCTTTTTATTATTACTTATATCGTTATGTAACTAGTGATGAAGGTGTTGGTAAAAATGTTGATGGTATTCAACCATATAAATTAACACAATTTACTTCGCCAACTGACAAGGAAAAGGGTTTAGATGACTTAATTCCTTATATAGACCGTGATAGTATTAAAGATAAAGGTAAAGATGGTACTAGTCAATATAATGATTTAGTTTATATGAAAGATAAAAAAGGACCACAACTTCCTGATGCTGCAGTTAATAATGGACCTGGAGTTGGCATTTTTATTGATACTGGTGGTATTCATTTTATTCAAACGCCAGGTATCACATATCAACAGCAAGACAAACCTAAAAGCGATGAATCAACTTATAATATAATTAAAACATTTAAAAATCATAGAAAAGATACTTATAAGTGAAAAGACTTAGCACCGTTATCTGAGCGTCCAGGTGGATTATCTGATTCTCCTTATCTTGATTATTTACAAACTGGTTTTTTACTACAAAAATATACTCCAAATACAACTCCTACTTTTAATTTAAATGATGCATTAACAGCCTTTACTGGAGGTACTGGTAGCCTTGGTGATGCAACTTGATGAGATTATAATTTATACTTTAATGATAATTCGAGTTTAATTCATTGAAATTTACAGGATATATTTGGTTCAAGTCCTCTTGATCCAACTGATACGAAAATTAATGGCTTTGTTGAAAAAATGAAAAGTTGATTTGATAAAACTAAAGAAAATCGTTGAAACAATAGACAAGGTATTAATATTAATGCAACATTTAAGGATAATATTATAAAAACTAATAATACATGAGATGGCTTTACACAAGATGCACCAGTTGCTCGTATGGATACTAATATTGCTAATTATCTAGATGTTGTTGGGAAACGAACATTATGATGATATGATCCAAGTATCATTAGTTCTTAGACGGGAGGTATAAAAAATGAAAAAGATAAAAAAGATTTTACCATTATTAACTTCAGTTACTCTTTTATCTGGCCCTGTATTATTATTAGTTGCTTGTGATAATGAACGTGATATGAGTAATTTACCTAGTGGTAAAATTCCTGATGATTATAAAAATCGTGTATTATTTAATTTTTTAGGAGTAAATTTTAATGAAACGATTTCTGCTCAGTTTAAGAATATTTATTCACAAGGTCTTGATTTTATTTTAAAAGATGTTGAAGGAACAATTGCTCAGCAAAAATTTTATGAATTTTTTTATAAGAAACTTCATTATAGTGAAGACATAAAAAATG
This genomic window contains:
- a CDS encoding aminotransferase class V-fold PLP-dependent enzyme translates to MNKKININDNTFKTDFPFFKNNPDLVYLDTAASSLKPQIVIDAVRDYYEKYCINPHSQDYQLAVKGNDIFEDTRKTISKFINSNENEIVFCPSATFAYNQIAFGLEKYLQENDEILLTTLEHSSLLLPFYRLIQTKKIKIKFIETNKQGVITVENLKKVLTPKTRIVAFANINNSLAIENDTETLTNFIKEYGKKNVKSNNWIFKNILVIIDGAQSIGHIKTDVKNWNIDFFGFSGHKVFGPTGIGVFWGKNEWLNMLDPLILGGGMNGDIYENGKFNLLDSPYRFEGGTQNIAGVFGLGAAIKYLLNIGIENIRNHEILLKKYAIEQLTAHLGNNIEIYNIDGNSSNIIFNIKKVFAQDVANFLGTQNICVRSGTYCAKLLPNIINAEVTIRLSFYIYNCKKDIDLLVIALKKGINEGGDFLNEFF
- the sufU gene encoding Fe-S cluster assembly sulfur transfer protein SufU — protein: MNSFNNNQDYYRKLIVEHYSNPKNKGFKNLPNSLTYHQNNESCVDNFHVEISIKNKVINSARFTGIGCAISTAATDLFCILIEGKTISQIKEIIINYQAMLSEKQFNDKIIENMIAFKNVPRERNRIKCALIGINGINKIIEKECEKNGNGN
- a CDS encoding IS30 family transposase: MYKYLTIESIIAIKEYKSYGFSIRKIAKAIDYSKSTVHRVCRLLNQNLLPLEILNKIQKNKQNAGRKLIILTLIEINTINHLLITKNYALDIIANFLKENKTKSISTKTLYNMFKTNRMGFDENNLLRKGKNKPHKQKETRGRINNCKSIHERNLIIPNIKNIEEFGHLEGDTIIGKDHKSSIITLADIWSKTTIPLATKNNKSENITKSIIKFISKLQKGTVKTITFDRGKEFSKWKLIEKNCNVKIYFADPGKPCQRGLNENNNGILRRYLPKSTDLSSYKQKDLNTIAFQINSTPRKSLSYKRPIDLIQLF
- a CDS encoding 5-formyltetrahydrofolate cyclo-ligase, which codes for MEMEIKDKISLRTIYLKKIKNVSKNNYQKWNKIIFNKFNESHYFKQNNVFALYNSLPYEVETKEIIELLWKNLKQVCLPRMNGEHLEFYFINSWNDIVFDNDFKIGQPSLNCQKVIGSQIDCMLVPLIAFDKDYYRIGYGKGFYDRYLSKNKFNFSKIGLGFAIQKIPYIINHDNWDIPLDYIFTN